DNA sequence from the Cupriavidus oxalaticus genome:
GTGAAAGCGTGGGCCTTTTTGTTTTGGGCGCCCGGCGTGCAACCTCGCCGGATGCCCGCATGTCTTCCAGCCAGCCAACCCGCGCTGCCATGAACACTCTGCCTTCCGCCCTGGCCACTCCCGCGATCTCTGCACTGAACCACCTGCTCGAGCAGGAGCCGTGGGCCCGCAACCAGCTCGCGCCGTTTGCCGGGCGCGTGATCCGCTTCGATGCCGCCGCCTTCGTGCTGTCGCTGAAGGTCACCGAACACGGCGGCACCGAGCAGGCGCCGGAAGCCGAGGCGCCCGCGGTGACGCTGCGCGTGCCGGTGCAGCAGTGGCCGCTGGTTGCCGCCGACGTCGCCGAAGGCGGCCAGGCCGCGGCCATGCGCCATGTGCGCATCGAAGGCGATGCCGAACTGGCCAACACCGTGTCGGCGCTGGCGCGCAACCTGCGTTGGGATGCCGAGGAAGAC
Encoded proteins:
- a CDS encoding ubiquinone biosynthesis accessory factor UbiJ, with the translated sequence MNTLPSALATPAISALNHLLEQEPWARNQLAPFAGRVIRFDAAAFVLSLKVTEHGGTEQAPEAEAPAVTLRVPVQQWPLVAADVAEGGQAAAMRHVRIEGDAELANTVSALARNLRWDAEEDLSLALRGIMGGPLSDSVAQRVVGGARQVHEQAMRVGRALVDNVTDYLLDEQPTLVRHAALDAFGTDVGQLRDSLARLEKRLEKLERAGLSANPAASPAAPGQLPSPHR